One genomic region from Thalassotalea sp. PS06 encodes:
- a CDS encoding TRAP transporter substrate-binding protein → MKNQTIKALFVACLTLALSACGEKDIQSGSEAAPQKTYKWKLVTSWPKNFPGLGMGPEKFAKYVNAMSNGRLTIEVFGAGQLVPGFQVFDEVSTGGAQMGHSGAYYWKGKAPAASFFAAVPFGMNAQETNAWLHYGGGLELWRELYKPFGIIPMAGGNSGVQFAGWFNKEIKSIDDLQGLKMRIGGIGGEVFKRAGGVPVNMPGGEIFSSLQSGALDASEWVGPYNDNAFGFYKAAKFYYSSGWQEPQATLEFLINEKAFNELPADLQEIVTVAARAVNQDMLDEYTARNANALKTLVNKHNVEVRTFPEPVMQELKTLSEEVIQDMAKQDPMVAKVWESYQSFYQDIREYHKLSEQAYYINRQ, encoded by the coding sequence ATGAAGAACCAAACGATTAAGGCATTGTTTGTTGCCTGCCTGACACTGGCATTATCGGCCTGTGGTGAGAAAGACATACAATCTGGCAGCGAAGCTGCGCCGCAGAAAACCTACAAGTGGAAACTGGTTACGTCCTGGCCGAAGAACTTCCCAGGCTTGGGTATGGGCCCCGAGAAATTTGCTAAGTATGTCAATGCAATGAGTAACGGCCGGTTGACCATCGAAGTATTCGGGGCAGGGCAGTTGGTTCCGGGTTTTCAGGTATTTGATGAAGTCTCAACTGGTGGTGCCCAGATGGGCCACAGCGGAGCCTATTACTGGAAAGGTAAAGCGCCAGCGGCATCCTTCTTTGCTGCGGTTCCATTTGGTATGAACGCTCAGGAAACCAATGCCTGGTTGCACTACGGCGGTGGTTTGGAGTTATGGCGTGAGCTATACAAACCGTTTGGTATTATTCCCATGGCTGGCGGTAATTCCGGGGTTCAGTTTGCCGGTTGGTTCAATAAAGAAATCAAATCCATTGATGATCTGCAAGGATTGAAAATGCGCATCGGTGGTATCGGCGGTGAAGTCTTTAAACGTGCTGGCGGTGTTCCGGTGAACATGCCGGGCGGTGAAATCTTCTCTTCTTTACAGAGCGGCGCCCTCGATGCGTCTGAGTGGGTAGGGCCTTACAACGATAATGCGTTTGGTTTTTATAAAGCCGCTAAGTTTTACTACTCTTCTGGCTGGCAAGAGCCGCAGGCAACCTTAGAATTTTTAATTAATGAAAAAGCCTTCAATGAATTGCCGGCAGATTTGCAGGAAATCGTGACAGTCGCAGCCAGAGCGGTAAATCAGGATATGCTTGATGAGTACACAGCCCGCAATGCCAATGCGTTGAAAACCTTAGTTAATAAGCATAATGTCGAGGTTCGAACCTTCCCTGAGCCGGTGATGCAGGAGCTGAAAACCCTGAGTGAAGAAGTGATCCAGGATATGGCCAAACAGGATCCTATGGTGGCGAAAGTCTGGGAGTCGTACCAGAGCTTCTATCAGGACATTCGTGAATATCACAAGCTGTCTGAGCAAGCTTACTACATCAATCGCCAATAG
- the fabV gene encoding enoyl-ACP reductase FabV has translation MIIQPKIRGFICTNAHPTGCAAHVNEQIEYVKAQPQASEKPKNVLVIGASTGYGLASRITAAFGNGAKTLGVFFEKEPSEKRTASAGWYNTAAFQQAAEKEGLWSKNINGDAFSHEIKQKTIDVIKEDLGQIDLVVYSLASPRRTDPDSGEVYSSTLKPIGQDVTTKNLNTSKRIIDEVSVEAANEEEIAGTIKVMGGEDWELWLNALREAGVLAKSFKTVAYTYIGKKLTWPIYGKATIGRAKEDLDRAAAAINEANQDLHGSAFVTSLNAVVTQASSAIPIMPLYISALFKVMKEDGTYEGCIEQIQGLFRDNLYGENPTLDEVGRLRQNVKELEDSVQDRVQTLWDDVTTETIDEMTDYQGYHNEFLRLFGFGLDQVDYDQDVSPVVAINQLQD, from the coding sequence ATGATTATTCAACCGAAAATCCGTGGATTTATTTGTACTAACGCCCATCCAACCGGTTGTGCTGCCCATGTCAACGAGCAGATTGAATATGTAAAAGCTCAGCCTCAGGCGAGCGAAAAACCCAAGAACGTATTGGTTATCGGCGCATCGACTGGTTACGGTCTGGCATCTCGTATTACCGCTGCATTCGGTAATGGTGCTAAAACCTTGGGGGTTTTCTTTGAAAAGGAACCTTCGGAAAAACGCACCGCATCTGCTGGCTGGTACAACACAGCAGCATTTCAACAAGCCGCTGAAAAAGAAGGCCTGTGGTCGAAAAATATTAATGGCGATGCGTTTTCTCACGAAATTAAACAAAAGACCATTGATGTCATCAAAGAAGACTTAGGTCAGATTGATTTGGTGGTTTATTCACTAGCATCTCCTCGTCGTACCGATCCTGATTCTGGTGAAGTTTATTCTTCCACCCTTAAGCCTATTGGCCAGGATGTCACCACCAAAAACCTGAATACCAGCAAGCGCATTATCGATGAAGTTTCCGTTGAAGCGGCAAATGAAGAAGAAATCGCAGGCACTATCAAAGTAATGGGCGGCGAAGATTGGGAATTGTGGTTAAACGCGTTGAGAGAAGCAGGCGTACTAGCGAAAAGTTTTAAAACCGTCGCTTACACCTATATCGGTAAAAAGTTAACCTGGCCAATCTATGGTAAAGCCACTATTGGTCGTGCCAAAGAAGACTTAGACAGAGCCGCTGCGGCAATTAACGAAGCCAACCAGGATTTACACGGCAGTGCATTTGTTACCTCCCTTAACGCCGTTGTTACTCAGGCAAGCTCGGCAATTCCAATCATGCCTCTTTATATCTCGGCATTGTTTAAAGTGATGAAGGAGGATGGCACCTACGAAGGCTGTATTGAACAGATTCAAGGGCTTTTCCGTGACAACCTGTATGGTGAAAATCCGACTCTGGATGAAGTAGGTCGTCTGCGTCAAAACGTCAAAGAGCTTGAAGATTCGGTTCAGGATCGTGTTCAGACCCTTTGGGATGATGTCACCACAGAAACCATTGATGAGATGACCGATTATCAAGGTTATCACAACGAGTTTTTACGTTTGTTCGGCTTTGGTCTGGATCAGGTTGATTACGATCAGGATGTTAGCCCTGTCGTTGCCATTAACCAGCTTCAGGATTAG
- a CDS encoding Na(+)-translocating NADH-quinone reductase subunit A, whose product MIPIKKGLDVPVSGAPQQVISDGPAIKTVATLGEEFVGMRPTMYVRVGDRVKKGQVLFEDKKNPGVKFTASAAGVVKEINRGEKRVLQSVVIAVEGDEEETFNAYSVDQLSSLSREDVAANLVNSGLWTALRTRPFSKIPALGSEPVAIFVSAMDTNPLAADPAVIINEQAEDFKYGLQVLARLTSGKVFVSKAPNANVAVADGVEVNEFGGKHPAGLVGTHIHHLCPVSADKVVWHLGYQDVISFGQLFTTGKLNAERVVAVAGPAVKEPRLVRTVLGASTEELTAGQLVDGEVRVVSGSLLNGTQAKAVHAYLGRYHVQVSALLEGREKEFIGYMYPGPNKFSVTRAYMSHFFRNKVFNMTTTTNGSARAMVPIGNYERVMPLDILPTLLLRDLCAGDTDGAQSLGALELDEEDLALCTFVCPGKTDYGVLLRDCLTTIEKEG is encoded by the coding sequence ATGATTCCAATAAAAAAGGGTCTGGATGTTCCTGTTAGTGGAGCTCCCCAGCAAGTAATCTCAGATGGTCCGGCCATCAAAACCGTCGCAACGCTTGGTGAAGAGTTTGTGGGCATGCGCCCTACCATGTATGTTCGGGTAGGTGATCGCGTTAAAAAAGGTCAGGTACTTTTTGAAGACAAAAAGAACCCTGGCGTTAAGTTCACAGCTTCTGCCGCTGGTGTTGTTAAAGAAATTAATCGCGGTGAAAAGCGTGTTCTTCAGTCCGTAGTGATTGCAGTAGAGGGTGACGAAGAAGAAACCTTCAACGCCTATTCCGTTGATCAATTATCGTCTTTGTCTCGTGAAGATGTTGCAGCAAACCTTGTGAACTCAGGTTTGTGGACGGCTTTAAGAACCCGTCCATTCAGCAAGATCCCAGCGTTGGGTTCTGAGCCAGTGGCCATTTTCGTGAGCGCAATGGATACCAACCCGTTAGCTGCAGACCCTGCTGTTATCATCAACGAGCAGGCTGAAGATTTTAAATACGGTTTACAGGTTCTTGCCCGCCTTACCTCTGGTAAGGTTTTCGTTTCGAAAGCACCAAATGCCAATGTTGCGGTAGCTGACGGTGTGGAAGTGAATGAGTTTGGTGGTAAGCACCCGGCTGGCCTTGTTGGCACACACATTCACCACTTGTGCCCGGTTTCTGCCGATAAAGTCGTATGGCACCTTGGCTATCAGGACGTTATCTCTTTCGGTCAGCTATTTACTACCGGAAAATTAAACGCTGAGCGCGTTGTTGCTGTTGCCGGTCCTGCAGTAAAAGAACCACGCCTTGTGCGCACCGTTTTAGGTGCAAGCACAGAAGAGCTAACTGCTGGTCAGTTAGTTGACGGTGAAGTTCGCGTGGTTTCTGGTTCTCTGTTAAACGGTACTCAGGCGAAAGCAGTTCACGCTTATCTGGGTCGTTATCATGTACAGGTGAGCGCATTGCTTGAAGGTCGTGAGAAAGAGTTCATTGGTTACATGTATCCAGGCCCGAACAAATTCTCCGTTACTCGTGCTTATATGAGTCACTTCTTCCGTAACAAAGTGTTCAACATGACCACGACTACCAATGGTAGTGCCCGTGCTATGGTGCCAATTGGCAACTATGAGCGTGTAATGCCGTTAGATATCCTGCCGACTTTATTACTTCGCGACCTATGCGCAGGTGATACTGACGGTGCTCAGTCTCTGGGCGCGTTAGAGCTGGATGAAGAAGATTTGGCACTATGTACTTTCGTATGTCCGGGTAAGACTGACTACGGCGTACTACTGCGTGATTGCCTAACCACGATTGAGAAGGAAGGTTAG
- a CDS encoding NADH:ubiquinone reductase (Na(+)-transporting) subunit B: protein MGIKTFIEDIEPHFEKGGKHEKWFALYEAVATGLFTPGYVTKGKTHIRDSIDLKRIMITVWLAVFPAMFWGMYNIGFQANEALAAGFALPDVWQVGLFEALGGSLGADATWFQMMLYGAMFFLPIYATTFIVGGFWEVLFAAVRKHEVNEGFFVTSILFALILPASIPLWQVALGITFGVVIAKEIFGGTGKNFLNPALAGRAFLFFAYPAEISGDAVWVAVDGYTGATALAAGASAAPGEISYALNQDWWNAFWGLIPGSVGEVSTAMIFLGGAYILYKGIASWRIVLSVFLGMVATAWLFNTIGSDTNAMFAMPWYWHLVVGGFAFGMMFMATDPVTMSFTNTGKYFFGALVGIMVVLIRVVNPAFPEGMMLAILFANLFAPLFDYFVVQANVKRRLARNV, encoded by the coding sequence ATGGGTATAAAAACTTTTATTGAAGATATCGAGCCGCATTTTGAGAAAGGCGGTAAACACGAGAAATGGTTCGCATTATACGAAGCCGTTGCTACGGGTTTATTTACTCCAGGTTATGTAACCAAGGGTAAAACCCACATTCGTGATAGCATCGATTTAAAACGTATCATGATCACCGTTTGGTTGGCAGTATTCCCAGCAATGTTCTGGGGTATGTACAATATCGGTTTTCAGGCTAACGAAGCGCTAGCAGCAGGCTTTGCACTACCTGACGTATGGCAGGTTGGCTTGTTTGAAGCATTAGGTGGTAGCTTAGGCGCGGATGCGACCTGGTTCCAGATGATGCTTTACGGTGCGATGTTCTTCCTACCTATTTACGCCACAACCTTTATCGTTGGCGGTTTCTGGGAAGTACTATTCGCAGCAGTACGTAAGCACGAAGTTAACGAAGGTTTCTTCGTAACCTCAATTCTTTTCGCATTGATTCTTCCCGCTTCGATTCCTCTATGGCAAGTAGCCTTGGGTATTACCTTCGGTGTGGTAATTGCTAAAGAGATCTTTGGTGGTACAGGTAAAAACTTCCTTAACCCGGCTCTAGCCGGTCGTGCGTTCCTGTTCTTCGCATATCCAGCAGAGATTTCAGGCGACGCAGTTTGGGTTGCAGTAGATGGTTACACCGGCGCAACAGCGCTTGCAGCTGGCGCATCAGCCGCTCCTGGCGAGATTTCTTATGCCCTTAACCAAGACTGGTGGAACGCATTCTGGGGTCTGATCCCAGGTTCTGTGGGTGAAGTTTCAACGGCAATGATTTTCCTTGGTGGCGCTTACATCCTTTATAAAGGCATCGCCTCATGGCGCATCGTTCTGAGCGTGTTCTTAGGTATGGTGGCAACTGCCTGGTTGTTCAATACTATCGGTAGTGACACCAATGCAATGTTTGCTATGCCTTGGTACTGGCACTTAGTCGTAGGTGGTTTTGCCTTCGGTATGATGTTCATGGCAACCGATCCGGTAACCATGTCATTCACCAACACTGGTAAATACTTCTTCGGTGCGCTGGTAGGTATCATGGTTGTTCTTATCCGTGTTGTTAACCCGGCATTCCCAGAAGGTATGATGTTGGCAATCCTATTCGCGAACTTGTTTGCACCACTGTTTGACTACTTCGTAGTTCAAGCCAATGTGAAACGGAGACTTGCACGTAATGTCTAG
- a CDS encoding Na(+)-translocating NADH-quinone reductase subunit C codes for MSSNKESFGKTVGFVVAVCLVCAALVSFSAVQLKPLQAANKLLDKQTKILEASGLLELAGNDIVGTYNNYVEAKLIDLDTGEFIEGDADGFDERRDARDLTKSSKPEDDIAGINRRANNSVVYLIKNEAGDVESVVLPIVGSGLWDLMHGYVGLEKDLNTVKSVIYSDHKETPGLGAEILNPNWKALWPGKKIYDEQGDVAIEIVKGGAKKGDIHGVDALSGATLTSVGVEKTFVFWFGDEGYGPFIANYRNGGLN; via the coding sequence ATGTCTAGTAATAAAGAATCTTTTGGCAAAACGGTTGGTTTCGTTGTTGCCGTATGTTTGGTGTGTGCGGCACTTGTATCCTTTTCTGCGGTACAGTTAAAGCCATTACAGGCAGCAAACAAATTGCTTGATAAGCAAACCAAAATTCTTGAAGCCTCAGGTTTGTTAGAACTGGCTGGCAACGATATTGTTGGTACTTACAACAACTACGTAGAAGCAAAACTAATTGACCTAGACACTGGTGAGTTCATTGAAGGTGATGCGGATGGTTTTGACGAGCGTCGTGATGCTCGTGATTTAACCAAATCATCAAAGCCTGAAGACGATATCGCCGGTATTAACCGTCGTGCGAACAACTCAGTGGTTTACCTAATCAAAAACGAAGCCGGTGATGTTGAATCGGTTGTGCTACCAATTGTTGGTTCTGGCCTTTGGGATCTAATGCACGGTTACGTTGGTCTTGAGAAAGATTTAAACACGGTTAAGAGTGTAATTTACTCTGACCACAAGGAAACTCCGGGCCTGGGCGCAGAAATCCTGAACCCTAACTGGAAAGCGTTGTGGCCGGGCAAAAAGATTTACGACGAACAAGGTGATGTGGCTATCGAGATCGTTAAAGGTGGCGCTAAAAAAGGCGACATCCACGGCGTTGACGCATTATCTGGTGCGACGCTAACCAGCGTTGGTGTTGAGAAAACATTTGTATTCTGGTTTGGTGACGAGGGCTACGGTCCGTTCATCGCTAACTACCGTAACGGAGGGCTGAACTAA
- a CDS encoding NADH:ubiquinone reductase (Na(+)-transporting) subunit D, which translates to MSDANSGKKVLTSPIVDNNPIALQVLGICSALAVTSSLVNALVMTAAVVFVTAFSNLFISIIRNHIPSSVRIIVQMAIIASLVIVVDQVLKAFSYALSKELAVFVGLIITNCIVMGRAEAFAMKEKPVVSFLDGIGNGLGYGLILILVATVRELLGFGTLLGFEILPLIQNGGWYQANGLLVLPFSSFFIIGLIIWAIRQFKPEQVEKD; encoded by the coding sequence ATGAGTGACGCTAATTCAGGCAAGAAGGTATTAACGTCTCCAATCGTAGACAATAATCCGATTGCTTTACAGGTTCTTGGTATTTGTTCTGCCCTGGCGGTAACAAGTTCTTTGGTTAACGCGTTAGTAATGACCGCTGCGGTAGTATTTGTAACGGCGTTCTCTAACCTGTTTATCTCAATTATTCGTAACCACATTCCATCCAGCGTACGTATCATCGTGCAAATGGCGATTATCGCGTCTTTGGTAATCGTGGTTGACCAGGTTCTGAAAGCCTTCTCTTATGCGCTTTCTAAAGAACTGGCGGTATTCGTTGGTCTGATTATTACCAACTGTATCGTAATGGGTCGTGCTGAAGCATTCGCAATGAAAGAAAAACCTGTGGTTTCTTTCCTTGACGGTATCGGTAACGGTTTAGGTTACGGTCTAATCCTAATTCTGGTTGCTACAGTGCGTGAATTACTTGGTTTTGGTACCTTGCTTGGTTTTGAAATCCTGCCGCTAATCCAAAACGGTGGCTGGTATCAGGCGAACGGTTTGTTGGTACTACCATTCAGTTCATTCTTCATCATTGGTTTGATCATCTGGGCGATTCGTCAATTCAAGCCAGAGCAAGTAGAGAAGGACTAG
- the nqrE gene encoding NADH:ubiquinone reductase (Na(+)-transporting) subunit E, which produces MEHYLSLFIKTIFIENLALSFFLGMCTFLAVSKKVSTAIGLGVAVIVVLGIAVPVNQIIYQGILAPGALDGLLGVTDPKESVDLSFLSFITFIGVIAALVQILEMALDKYFPPLYNALGIFLPLITVNCAIFGAVSFMVAKNLTLGESVVYGLGSGVGWALAIVLLAGLREKMKYSDIPDGLKGLGITFITAGLMAFGFLSFGGISL; this is translated from the coding sequence ATGGAACATTATTTAAGTCTTTTTATTAAAACGATTTTCATCGAGAACCTCGCGCTGAGCTTCTTCCTGGGGATGTGTACATTCCTGGCAGTATCGAAGAAAGTAAGCACCGCGATTGGTCTTGGTGTTGCAGTTATCGTTGTACTTGGTATCGCGGTTCCTGTTAACCAAATCATCTATCAAGGCATCCTGGCACCAGGCGCATTAGACGGTCTTTTGGGTGTTACTGACCCGAAAGAGTCTGTAGACCTGAGCTTTTTGTCGTTCATCACCTTCATCGGTGTCATCGCGGCACTGGTTCAAATTCTGGAGATGGCTTTAGATAAGTACTTCCCACCGCTTTATAACGCTTTGGGTATTTTCTTACCACTAATCACCGTTAACTGTGCAATCTTTGGTGCGGTTTCCTTCATGGTCGCTAAGAACCTGACATTGGGTGAGAGTGTGGTTTACGGTCTGGGTTCTGGTGTTGGCTGGGCATTAGCTATCGTATTGCTTGCCGGTTTGCGCGAGAAAATGAAGTACTCTGACATTCCAGATGGTTTGAAAGGTTTAGGAATTACGTTTATTACTGCAGGTTTGATGGCTTTCGGCTTTCTATCCTTCGGTGGTATCTCGTTATAA
- the nqrF gene encoding NADH:ubiquinone reductase (Na(+)-transporting) subunit F has translation MEIILGVTMFTAIVLALVLVILFAKSKLVASGDVTIAINGDPEKAVTTAAGGKLLGVLANQGIFVPSACGGGGTCGQCRVHVHSGGGDILPTELGHITKREAKEGCRLSCQVNVKQDMDIELEDEIFGVQQWECEVISNDNKATFIKELKLAIPDGESVPFRAGGYIQIEAPAHHVKYKDFDIPEEYRGDWERFGFFDIESKVDTDTLRAYSMANYPEEEGIIMLNVRIATPPPNNLSLPAGKMSSYIWSLKAGDKVTISGPFGEFFAKETDAEMVFVGGGAGMAPMRSHIFDQLKRLKSQRKISFWYGARSLREMFYEDDFNGLAAENENFDWHVALSDPQPEDNWEGYTGFIHNVLYENYLRDHEAPEDCEFYMCGPPMMNAAVIGMLKDLGVEDENIMLDDFGG, from the coding sequence ATGGAAATTATTCTCGGCGTAACGATGTTTACCGCAATCGTACTGGCATTGGTACTGGTAATTCTTTTTGCCAAATCCAAACTTGTTGCCAGCGGTGACGTTACCATTGCAATTAATGGCGACCCGGAAAAAGCGGTAACTACTGCTGCGGGCGGCAAGCTACTGGGTGTATTAGCAAACCAGGGCATCTTCGTTCCATCTGCCTGTGGCGGCGGTGGTACTTGTGGTCAGTGTCGTGTACACGTGCATTCAGGCGGCGGTGACATTCTGCCAACGGAACTTGGTCACATCACTAAGCGCGAAGCAAAAGAAGGCTGTCGTTTATCTTGTCAGGTAAACGTGAAGCAGGACATGGATATTGAACTTGAAGATGAAATCTTCGGTGTTCAGCAGTGGGAGTGTGAAGTTATCTCTAACGATAACAAAGCTACCTTCATCAAAGAATTGAAACTTGCTATCCCTGATGGTGAATCAGTACCGTTCCGTGCTGGTGGTTACATCCAGATTGAAGCGCCTGCGCATCATGTTAAATACAAAGACTTCGATATTCCTGAAGAATATCGTGGTGACTGGGAGCGTTTCGGCTTCTTCGATATCGAATCGAAAGTTGATACTGATACCCTTCGTGCTTATTCAATGGCGAACTACCCGGAAGAAGAAGGCATTATTATGTTGAACGTGCGTATCGCTACGCCGCCACCTAATAACCTGTCTCTGCCTGCCGGTAAGATGTCTTCGTACATCTGGAGCCTGAAGGCCGGTGATAAAGTTACTATCTCTGGTCCGTTTGGTGAGTTCTTCGCTAAAGAAACTGATGCAGAAATGGTATTTGTTGGTGGTGGTGCTGGTATGGCGCCAATGCGTTCACACATTTTCGATCAGTTAAAGCGCCTTAAATCACAACGTAAGATCAGCTTCTGGTACGGTGCACGTTCTTTACGTGAAATGTTCTATGAAGATGATTTCAATGGCCTTGCCGCTGAAAACGAAAACTTTGACTGGCATGTTGCTCTGTCTGATCCACAACCAGAAGATAACTGGGAAGGTTACACAGGCTTCATCCACAACGTTCTTTATGAAAACTATCTACGTGATCATGAAGCACCAGAAGATTGTGAATTCTACATGTGTGGTCCACCTATGATGAACGCTGCTGTTATCGGTATGCTAAAAGACTTAGGTGTTGAAGATGAAAACATCATGTTGGATGATTTTGGTGGTTAA
- a CDS encoding FAD:protein FMN transferase: MRLLKNPYLVVFISTLLLACTEPQQPAATDTEKLQELQLSGYTMGPIVYTVKLIADKQAVEESNLAGEVDDLLVSLNRKMSTWDKSSELSLINQGSAEQSYDISDELLMVMGESVRLAKLTNGSLDVTVGPLVNLWSFGPENRPEAIPTEQDINDAKARIGIGKIALQGNVLRKQQDEIYIDLSAIAKGYAVDKVAELLEQRGHLNYLVDIGGEMRIKGNKIDNKPWRIAVEKPISGTRAVQKVIIPGDNAVATSGDYRNYFEVDGVRYSHTIDPATGWPIDHKLVSVTVVHPSAMTADGLATAIEVMGPEKGFKFAKQHRLAVYLISKTDDGFAEQATDSFKQLIAE, translated from the coding sequence TTGCGTTTATTGAAAAATCCTTATCTGGTAGTTTTTATTTCTACCTTACTTCTGGCTTGTACCGAGCCACAACAGCCCGCCGCCACTGACACTGAAAAACTCCAGGAGTTGCAGCTAAGTGGTTACACCATGGGACCTATTGTTTATACGGTGAAGTTAATTGCCGACAAACAAGCGGTTGAGGAGTCCAATCTTGCCGGTGAAGTTGATGACTTGTTAGTGTCATTAAATAGAAAGATGTCGACCTGGGATAAATCCTCAGAGCTATCCCTGATAAATCAAGGCAGTGCCGAACAGAGTTACGATATATCCGATGAACTGTTGATGGTTATGGGCGAGTCTGTGCGTCTCGCTAAGCTTACTAACGGCAGTTTAGATGTAACCGTGGGCCCTTTAGTTAACTTATGGAGTTTCGGCCCGGAGAATCGTCCTGAAGCGATCCCTACGGAGCAGGACATCAATGATGCCAAGGCGCGTATTGGTATTGGTAAAATCGCTTTGCAGGGGAATGTTCTTCGTAAACAGCAGGATGAGATCTATATCGATTTGTCCGCTATCGCTAAAGGTTATGCGGTTGACAAGGTTGCCGAGCTGTTAGAACAACGTGGTCATTTGAACTATCTTGTCGATATTGGCGGCGAGATGCGAATCAAAGGTAACAAAATTGATAACAAACCCTGGAGAATCGCCGTTGAAAAGCCAATATCAGGGACAAGAGCTGTACAAAAGGTTATAATCCCCGGCGATAACGCGGTAGCTACTTCTGGCGATTACCGCAATTATTTTGAAGTCGATGGGGTCAGGTATTCACACACCATAGATCCTGCAACGGGGTGGCCGATAGATCATAAACTGGTTTCGGTTACTGTCGTTCACCCATCAGCGATGACTGCTGATGGCCTGGCTACCGCCATCGAAGTGATGGGGCCTGAAAAAGGCTTTAAGTTTGCCAAACAACATCGTTTGGCCGTGTATTTAATTTCAAAAACCGATGACGGTTTCGCTGAACAGGCAACCGATTCGTTTAAGCAATTGATTGCTGAGTAA
- the nqrM gene encoding (Na+)-NQR maturation NqrM: MSIFLLTFAFFLIIVAAMAVGYIIQQKSLAGSCGGLSTLGIDKACNCDNPCEKRLERERQAKLKGEQIDIKNI, encoded by the coding sequence ATGTCGATATTTTTATTAACGTTTGCTTTCTTCCTGATTATCGTTGCGGCGATGGCAGTAGGCTATATCATTCAACAGAAAAGTTTGGCTGGTAGCTGTGGCGGTTTATCTACCTTAGGTATTGATAAAGCCTGTAATTGTGACAATCCTTGTGAGAAACGCCTGGAAAGAGAACGTCAGGCCAAACTTAAAGGCGAGCAAATCGATATTAAAAACATTTAG
- a CDS encoding DUF4136 domain-containing protein yields the protein MNPLKRQFSSHYQLLLMSLLVLLIQGCQSSSAVSDYDTRKDFSAISEFQQGPSKQGIKPDDLTEERLTKSIEQQLLAKGFSVTNNTGSDQHIIVSHFITTQTKQNNSSINIGLGTGRHSSNSSVGVGVNTSIPVSGRETVEMRVTIDFHQGGKLIWRGFDSFNAKGNDKPEKRQQDIDKAVANILAQYPPGKK from the coding sequence ATGAACCCGCTAAAACGGCAATTTTCCAGCCACTATCAACTGTTGTTAATGAGTCTGCTTGTGCTGCTAATTCAAGGGTGTCAGTCCTCTTCCGCGGTCAGCGATTATGATACCCGAAAAGACTTCAGCGCCATTTCCGAGTTCCAGCAAGGGCCTAGCAAACAGGGGATAAAACCCGATGATCTAACCGAAGAGCGGCTTACAAAATCCATCGAACAGCAACTATTGGCTAAGGGCTTTAGCGTAACTAACAATACCGGCAGCGACCAACACATCATTGTCAGTCATTTCATTACGACCCAGACTAAACAAAACAACTCATCAATTAATATTGGACTTGGTACGGGTCGTCATAGCAGCAATAGTTCTGTAGGGGTTGGGGTAAATACTTCGATTCCAGTTTCCGGCAGGGAAACCGTGGAAATGCGGGTAACCATAGATTTTCATCAAGGTGGAAAGTTAATCTGGCGTGGTTTTGACAGCTTCAATGCCAAAGGAAATGACAAGCCAGAAAAACGCCAACAGGATATTGATAAAGCCGTGGCCAATATCCTTGCACAGTATCCGCCAGGCAAGAAATAA